GCACAGATTGGGGAGTggtcctgtggcagctgctgggtgtAGTGGGTTTGCCTTGTCTTGTTCTAGTCCGTGACTGAGGGATGAGATCGGGGAGGAAGATTTGGGAAGAGGCATGAAGCTGAGTGGGCACAGGCTctcacagaaatgctgcagctaTTTCCTTACCTAGGTGAAGGCTAAACCCCTTCCCCAGggtctgccctgccctgctgctcatCCTGACTGCTGAGGTCAGGGAGACCGCATGGAGCAGAGTTAAACTGTCCTGGGACAAACAGGAGGGGATGTGTTTTTCCCTGCTTGTTTCACTTGGAAGGCTGCAGCAATAAGGAATTGTTGCACTCCAGCTTCCCTGGTACCTCCGGCCTCATTCCTGTCGGAGCAGGATTCGGGCTCCTCCTTGTGGCTCGGGcttggctctgctcagcacctgctcctttccttttccccaacCCCCTGTACATTGAGCACACGCTCCTCTTCCTCAGACACTTCCTTCTGTAGAAATCCTGTCATTTCTAGCTATTCGGGGAAAGAATTCCCTGAAGATCTGGTTTTCCAGTGAGCACAAGGTTTGGCTCTCCCCAGATACTCTGGTTACAGCCACATAGCTGCAGTctgggatcagcctggctgcttgGGAGGGGAATGAGCTTGAAGCATCAGACAAAAACTGAGGCCCTAACTTGAAATAAACCTCACATTTAAATAGCACTGACCAcatcctgcagctctcaccCGAGATCAATTTCAGATTGAATTTTCAGTTTAGCAAGCTGATGTCTGTGACCTATCACACCGAGATGGAATTACACAGGGATGTACAGAATagaatgtgaaataaaatgaattctCTGTTTCACCAGAAATTACTCCATGGCATTCCCACCCTCCCTGGCAGTGAGGCTGGCAATGTGGGAGACCACAGAGCCTCAGTCCGGAGAATATAATGGAATTAGCACATCATGAAAACCagatttgtattttctcttgCAATTAATCCAAAGTACAGGTGATCTGGGACTGGGAAGTGCTTCCCCTGAGGCTCAGCCTTTCCAAACTGGAAAAGATGCCACACAGTTTTGATCCACACTTGCTGAGGATCGATGAAACAGACCAAACAACTTACTTCAAAATCTGACATGACTCTTTGTCAGGCTGCAGTGTTGAATTTGGGTTTAGTCACCTCTTTAATCCAGAACAGAGAATGGAAGTGACACCCGGAGTAAGGAAATAAACTTGTCAGCAGGTGGCACCCTTGGATGGggactgctctgctccctgggagacggtgctgctctgcagtccTGGCTTGCTTCACCTGGGAATTGTGGGTGTTTTACTGAATTGGAGCATGGGAAGCAAACTGAGCTGAATTTCGAGGCTCCAGGTTAAATACAGGCAGAATATTTTGACAAGTATATTGTACAGGTCAATGTTCTGCAACAATCACTGATTGATTCAACTCCTCCATCTGGAATACAAATGGTTGGAGAGCTGCCTGAGGCTGTAGGAATTCCCTCTCTTGCTGTGTGAGTGATACAAGCAATAGTCACCTCGGTTTTGGATCAGGAAAAAACATCATTTATACCCTTTGGTTTTCCTCTCTAGTGGATTGTGATGTGACTTTGCTGCAGTTTGCCAGAATCTCTTCTGAACTCCTTCCAGTGGGAATGCCAGCAGGATGTGCATTTCTTACCAGCAGCACCCATGATCTCATGGCCTAACTGGTGATGCCAGCActgtatatttctttttcttaaatgtcaGAAAATAGAAGACACAAAAATAATGTCTCTAAGGAgcttggaaggaaaataaaatatgtaattcTAGAAATTACATCATTTTTGCAGGTACTGTAATGTGGATTGAATGTCCAGTGATGGGGCTAAGGATGCCTTTTTCAAACATGTTTATGTGAGCAAAGTACAGCACTTAGGTAACTGCTTTGTGTGCTTCTGGGGTTCACCAGGCTCTTAAAGTTTTATCAGCATCTCTTCAGTTCCACTGGTGGGGGATTTGTAGCTGGGAGAAGGTGGTGTGGCTAAAaccacaggcacagcagtgACATGGGTGGAGGATGTTCTTTCTGATGgatgaaaaccaaaacagttGCAGCAAACTCTGAGCAATTTGTTTCACCTGGACTGTGCCTGCTGCTTCCTTAGGAGCTGAGGGAATTTGCCTtggtgctgcaggcagtgcaggaacACAAATGTATGCAGTTTTTTCAGAGATGCGTTTTATTTGTGCATAAATTGTAGCCCTAATGTGCCCTTGGAATTGAGAACAAAGATCTTAAGGATTTTTTATGCTATCTTCTCTGTTTTTAACTGACACCAGCTCCAGATGGCTGGCAGAATCTAGTGACACTTTATCTGTCTGTTCGTCACcatctttattattatttttaagtttattattgttattgctGTTGTTATTCCCCGAGTATCCCCTGGCTGGCTTCCAGCAGCCCATGCTGGGAGGGCctgtgggctgtgtgtggcacaaTGGCTTCAAAAAACACCATTAGACTGGATTCATTTGCAGAAGCAGAACAGAAACTTTATTGTTAGGACACAATAGGGCACCAGCAGAAAACAGGCTTTGGTATCTCTGACCCAGTGAGCCAATGCTCGTGTACAAAGGCAGAGCAAATCTAAGGAAAGACATTCTTGGATACATTCTTGTGCTTTGGGGAAGTGAAAGGTTCTTTATCTCAGCATTAGCCAGTGTGAGGCTGCACTGGGTCCACGTGGAGATTTGGTATTTCTTTACGGGTATCTCCTGTCACGGGTAGAAATGGGTTTTCCATCATCATCTGTGCCAGAGCGACGTCTTGCACCGCTCCCAAATGCTGTTGTagggggaataaaaaaattaaatagggaACAAAAAAGCCACTAAGGCACTGCCAACACCCTGAGGAGCTGAACCATGaggttgtgtttgtttgtttcctcaCAAGATCTTTCACATATCAAAGGCAGAACTGCCTTTACATCTTATTTACTTTCCCTCCTGGTCCTCATCCAGAAAACCTTAGGAGTGCATGTCAGATATGGATTTGGAAGCATCTTGAATGTTATGTGAATCAGCAGAGGAATGAATCTTTGGGAGATCTGAGTATTTTAGAATCCCATGAGCAGTTCATGGAATCATTTTGGAAATCTACTGGTTTCAAAAATGCACATAAAATAAAGTATTATATTTTTGTCTCTACATGATACAGAACATGCTCATTGTAGGGAGAATGGAATCTGTGGGTAGTAAGAAGAAATCCCAGGCTAAAAGGTTTATTTAATCCTATCTTGCCTGTTCATTTCAGCCCCtcattaaatgaaaatgtttcttacCGTCCTTGGGGTTCAGTCCTGACAACctgtagaaaagaaatatttgattaaTGACCATTTCTGACCTTGTCCCCTGAAACCATTGAACCATTTAGGAATTGGTGTGGATAGCCAGGATTtaacagagctgctctcaatGGCTGGTTCTGAGGTGTGTTGTTACTGGAGGTGGTGTTAAGGTGCTTTCAGCTTTGAAATCCACCCCTATGTACTTgaaagggaatgggaacagTGGTCAGACCAGTTCCTTGTCCTGAGGTGTCTCCTTATACTGCTCCTGTCCTCAAAATGCCTCTTCTAGAAACTATGTAAGGAGCCGATTCCTCCTCAGAAATCAAAAGTAATTCCATGTATAGATAGATATGAGAAATGAacatgaaaatgcagattttactGAAGTAAGCTGGAGTCTGTTCCAGGCTCTTTTCTTGCTGGGGATACTGGTGTGTGAGGATGAGTATTTATTTTCACCTCTGTGCCCAAATTGAGACAACCAAGAGCTAAAGAAATACTGGGAGCAGGTTTTTATAGGTTGTCTCAGCCTGAAGGCTCTAATTCCAGTGCAACCAGAGGATTAAGTGAGACATATCTATGGGGCCTGGTGCCTTCTGTAATTCATCATGATCAAAACGGTggcatttatattttcaaatccTCCACACCACCGATGTGCAGACTGAGCTTGAGTTCTGGCAGTACCAGGGACTTTGCCAGGGCTCCAAAGGCTGCGTGTGCAGGGAGCGTGACCAAGCACTCCAGAGtcagcctggcagccccagctccgGCTGCACAGCGCGTGTTGTTACCCTTATCTGCTCATCAGGACCGGGACAGAGTGACATACTGTGCGTCCTGGCCCTCCAGCAGATGGCGGTACGTGGCGATCTCCTGTTCCAGGCGACTCTTGATGTCCATGAGCATTTTGTACTCCTGGTTCTGGCGCTCCATGTCGCAGCGCAGCTcgctcagctgctcctccacgCTGGTGATGAGCGCCTGGATCTGAGCCAGCTGCGCGCAGTATCGGCCTTCCGTGTCCCGCAGGTTGGCCTCCAGCCCGGCTTTCTAAAGTGCAGCAATGGCAGAACAGGTTAGAAGGAAGTTTGTCCCACGGAGGGGCAGTcgaggagagggaggaaggggacaGTGTGAGGCAGTGCCTCCTGGTGTCAGGGCAGCTCCGTACCATGCTGAGCTGCGACTGGAGCTCGatctccaggctctgcaggttGCGGCGCAGTTCCGTGATCTCTGACTTGCTGGTCTGTATCTGCTGGGTGTGGGTGGCAACTTCACGGTTCAGCTCCTCagtctgaaaggaaaaataatgtaaaatctcatataaatgtattaaaaaatcaATCATTTTAAGAAAGGGAGGTAGGGACCTGCCAGGGCAGTAATGCTGAGGCAgtgcactgctgtgctgtttaTTGGTGTGACCATACCTGAGTGAAGAACCAGGCCTCAGCATCCTTGCGGTTCTTCTCAGCCAGAGCTTCATACTGCTCCCTCATCTCAGCAAGAACTCTGGTCAGGTCAatgccaggagctgcatccATCTCCACATTGACTGTTCCACTCAGCTGGTTCGAGTACTCTTTCATTTCCTGCATGGGCAGCAGACAGAGGGCACAAAAAGATCAGGCTCTCTCCTCTCAcactgctcctgcccccagcaaTCCCTGCTGTGGTAAACAGTACCTGTGCTATCAAGTACCACAGATGGAACACACATAAAACATttatcacattttctttctcattgcaACAGCTTCTCTGTCTCTGTGTACTCACACAGGACACACGTATCTACATGTAATTTACATGTATGTTTCATTTACAAGAGAGAAATTCCAAAGGGGAGTGATCTCCCTGCATTTCCAGGACTCTCACCTCTTCATGGTTCTTCTTCAGATAAGCCAGCTCCTCTTTCAGTGTCTCAATCTGCATCTCCAGGTCAGCTCTGGACAGGGTCAGCTCGTCCAGGACCCGGCGCAGGCCGTTGATGTCGGACTCCACGCTCTGGCGCAGGAACAGCTCGTTCTCATACCTGCagttcagaaaagaaacaagcacTGGAACATGTCCGAGTTTGTATTCAGTAGAGCTATAAAATGATCACATATGGGAGGAACAGTGGACTGTAGATGAAAACAGATTTAGAAGTGTGAAAgcaataaagacattttttcccaatatccagcTATGGCATAAGGAAGCACAGACAATGCCGTATGATGTTGTTCCTGAGGAGGACATAACATTTCACCTTGCAGAACCTAATACTGATTATCAGCATCATTAGAAACATTGTCACATAGGACAGAAGTTTTGCAGTGTCCTCCCAGATTTGCGTAGGAAAGCAcaggtggggcagggctgcctgggatacaggagagaaaatagaaaCCTGCAGGTGCAttgctgcagggaaggcagctgcACATGGACCTTTACCATCTGATGTACTGAGAGCTGGAAAAACCCCAGCTTACTCTAAATTTCACACTCCAGCAGAGAAATGTTGAAGCCCCACAGCAATCTTTTCCTGCCACTTTCCTTCTAAGTGAAAATCCCACCTATTCCTGCCTTCTTTCCCCTGTGATTCAGGCTACTAAGAATATTTGAGTATcacaaaaaaatgaagacatGGGCTGTAACTGATCATGCAAACAGCTCAGTGATCTGAATGCTGTGTTCTGTCAGGCTTATACTCTGAATTGGTCCTTCATCAATGGATTCTGCTTGCCAGGATGTTTTGTATCTGAAGTtactaaagaaaaaactgctttgAGAGAGTGAAGACAAGTAGAGTGAAGACAAATGAGCTCCAGGTGAACTTACTTCAGTCTGAAGTCATCAGCAGCCAGTCTGGCATTGTCAATCTCCAAAATGACCCGGGAATTATCAATGGTAGCAGCAAGGATCTGCAATTAAGAAACATGGAGAAAAGTTGCTGTGAATAATGGTAAAATATCTGGTCCACATTCCATGAGCAAACCAGAGGGCTGTGATACTCTGTGCAACACAGATTAGAACCATAACAGGGAAATGTGTTTGTACAACACCTGATCTTATCTGTAGCCAGGTGAATTATCTTTCCAGCCTTTGAGGCCTACCTGTCACATTCTTTACTATTTGATTCCTGAAAAAATGTATTGATAATTCTAAA
The sequence above is a segment of the Molothrus ater isolate BHLD 08-10-18 breed brown headed cowbird chromosome 27, BPBGC_Mater_1.1, whole genome shotgun sequence genome. Coding sequences within it:
- the LOC118696577 gene encoding keratin, type I cytoskeletal 15-like; translated protein: MATSYMSSSSTYGGGFGGAGGSSCRLSSVRAGGACRAPSIHGGSGGRGVSISSARYVSSSGGGYGFGGGYGGGFGGGAACGFGGGSGFGGGAGFGGGFDLGGGFGGGDGLLSGNEKITMQNLNDRLASYLDKVRALEEANSDLEVKIRDWYQKQAPTSPARDYSNYYKIIEDLRDKILAATIDNSRVILEIDNARLAADDFRLKYENELFLRQSVESDINGLRRVLDELTLSRADLEMQIETLKEELAYLKKNHEEEMKEYSNQLSGTVNVEMDAAPGIDLTRVLAEMREQYEALAEKNRKDAEAWFFTQTEELNREVATHTQQIQTSKSEITELRRNLQSLEIELQSQLSMKAGLEANLRDTEGRYCAQLAQIQALITSVEEQLSELRCDMERQNQEYKMLMDIKSRLEQEIATYRHLLEGQDAQLSGLNPKDAFGSGARRRSGTDDDGKPISTRDRRYP